A single Lolium perenne isolate Kyuss_39 chromosome 6, Kyuss_2.0, whole genome shotgun sequence DNA region contains:
- the LOC127306027 gene encoding uncharacterized protein produces the protein MLYIKSNRLVGRDHNPIFNSQQSNIICQTATSDTCAYKPSFASRPFDLSLAAGVHMEEAFMLSPELRDVLAKVAVFVLVQGLVYLILSKSSSVFSKDKTLRSPSFRPMRSMSVRRVLAPLSDVPVGTDESGSAPSPSDYSRSWSSRRWGNRED, from the coding sequence GCTCTATATAAAGAGCAACAGACTAGTAGGCAGAGACCACAATCCAATCTTCAATTCACAACAGAGCAACattatctgccagactgccacaaGTGATACGTGCGCATACAAGCCATCGTTCGCCAGCCGCCCCTTCGACCTCTCGCTCGCCGCCGGTGTGCACATGGAGGAGGCCTTCATGCTCTCGCCGGAGCTCCGGGACGTGCTGGCCAAGGTGGCCGTGTTCGTACTCGTGCAGGGGCTGGTCTACCTCATCCTCAGCAAGTCCTCCAGCGTCTTCTCCAAGGACAAGACGCTCAGGTCCCCCAGCTTCCGGCCGATGCGGTCCATGAGCGTGCGCCGCGTCCTGGCGCCGCTCTCCGACGTCCCCGTCGGCACCGACGAGTCGGGCTCGGCGCCTTCGCCGTCGGATTACTCGAGATCGTGGTCGTCGCGCCGCTGGGGCAACCGCGAGGACTGA